One part of the Athene noctua chromosome Z, bAthNoc1.hap1.1, whole genome shotgun sequence genome encodes these proteins:
- the F2R gene encoding proteinase-activated receptor 1 gives MGPRALPALRCALALALAVLGCPRPSPAAGGPLASPYNSSTPQLRSFVISFVSHQDDPIPTEDDTENDLEVASGATNQTGSFLHEQRTVSVQTAQFLTSPWLTRFVPSVYTLVLVLSLPLNITAILVFLKKMKIEKPAVVYMLNLALADILFVSVLPFKIAYHFSGNDWCFGPEMCRFITAAFYCNMYCSIMLMTSISFDRFLAVVYPMKSLGWRTLTRASLICFIIWFVAITGVIPFLIREQTMEIPKLNITTCHDVLRESELQGYYLHFFSIFSSVFFIVPFIISTVCYVCIIRCLSSSTIVAKQNKKTRALLLCVAVFSVFVICFGPTNVLLLIHYIHFSYDNSLEYLYFAYLLCVCISSISCCIDPLIYYYASSQYQRQLFNLFNCKKTFDPNSSNSSGQSMSTSSRRSTCSTNVNNSVYRKLTSNALR, from the coding sequence cCTCCCCATATAACAGCAGCACACCACAGCTCAGAAGTTTTGTAATCTCTTTTGTAAGTCACCAGGATGACCCTATACCTACTGAAGATGATACTGAAAATGACTTGGAAGTTGCATCAGGAGCCACTAATCAGACTGGATCGTTCCTACATGAGCAACGTACAGTGTCAGTGCAAACAGCACAGTTCCTCACTAGTCCATGGCTGACACGTTTTGTTCCTTCGGTTTACACCTTAGTGCTTGTGCTGAGTCTCCCTCTGAACATTACAGCAATACTcgtgtttctgaaaaaaatgaaaattgaaaaacCAGCTGTAGTATACATGCTGAATTTGGCCCTTGCAGATATCCTGTTTGTAAGTGTGCTTCCTTTTAAGATTGCATATCACTTTTCTGGAAATGACTGGTGTTTTGGACCTGAGATGTGCCGTTTCATCACTGCTGCCTTCTACTGTAATATGTACTGTTCAATAATGCTTATGACGAGCATAAGCTTTGATCGCTTTTTAGCAGTGGTGTATCCCATGAAGTCTCTTGGGTGGCGTACATTAACACGTGCCTCGCTGATTTGTTTCATCATATGGTTTGTAGCAATAACTGGGGTTATACCTTTTCTCATCAGAGAGCAAACAATGGAAATACCCAAGTTAAATATAACTACTTGCCACGATGTGCTTAGAGAATCTGAACTTCAAGGGTATTATCTCCACTTCTTCTCCATCTTCTCATCCGTGTTTTTTATAGTGCCATTTATCATTTCTACTGTCTGTTATGTGTGTATCATTCGATGTCTTAGTTCTTCTACCATTgttgcaaaacaaaataagaagaCCCGTGCCTTGCTCTTGTGTGtggctgttttttctgtttttgtcatTTGCTTTGGGCCTACAAATGTCCTTCTATTAATTCATTATATCCATTTTTCTTATGACAACAGCTTGGAGTATCTCTACTTTGCCTATCTACTATGTGTTTGTATCAGCAGCATTAGCTGTTGTATTGACCCCCTTATTTACTACTATGCTTCTTCTCAGTATCAGAGACAACTTTTCAATCTCTTCAATTGTAAAAAGACTTTTGATCCCAACAGTAGTAACAGCAGTGGCCAGTCAATGTCTACCTCTAGTAGAAGGTCTACATGCTCTACTAATGTGAATAACAGTGTCTACAGGAAATTAACTAGCAATGCATTGAGATAA